A genomic region of Equus caballus isolate H_3958 breed thoroughbred chromosome 1, TB-T2T, whole genome shotgun sequence contains the following coding sequences:
- the C2CD4A gene encoding C2 calcium-dependent domain-containing protein 4A, translating to MMWCLERLCWGPERLLRGGHGFLQGRARRGRTVTPAACANVLTPDRIPEFCIPPRLAPCPALAALRDSWGQEEGTDDSAGRTDWDPRSQAALSLPHLPRARTAYGFCALLESPHTRRKESLFLGAPRAAALRPRARTLGGGDTHLVPRAGAPATTPAAPGGPRPPRDALAPRPRGRCLLRAPEGLLRRALRARRRGGLARARSVSSGDGDEDEERAAGSTPPARAASAAPPPPIPRPDRLEAEGTVALGRAGGALRLAAQYSPASGRLRVRLLRAEGLAAGAAEPRAVGCRVSFILQPPGPTRPQRGAVVRRSRRAAFEQDLCLDGLSEDEVRRLAVRVKAERKGRGLERGRRLGQGELLLGPLLLL from the coding sequence ATGATGTGGTGCCTGGAGCGGCTCTGTTGGGGTCCCGAGCGCCTCCTGCGGGGCGGGCATGGGTTTCTCCAGGGTCGGGCCCGCCGAGGCAGGACTGTCACACCCGCCGCGTGCGCAAACGTGCTCACTCCGGACCGCATCCCCGAGTTCTGCATCCCCCCGCGACTCGCGCCCTGCCCGGCCCTGGCTGCACTCCGGGACTCCTGGGGTCAAGAAGAAGGGACAGACGACAGCGCCGGGCGCACGGACTGGGACCCGCGCTCGCAGGCAGCGCTCTCGCTGCCGCACCTACCCCGCGCGCGCACCGCTTACGGCTTCTGCGCGCTGCTCGAGAGCCCGCACACCCGCCGCAAGGAGTCGCTCTTCCTCGgggcgccccgcgccgccgcgcTTCGCCCCCGTGCCCGCACCCTCGGCGGCGGCGACACCCACCTCGTCCCCCGGGCCGGAGCCCCCGCCACCACCCCCGCGGCCCCCGGcggcccccgcccgccccgggACGCGctcgccccgcggccccgcggccgCTGTCTCCTGCGCGCCCCCGAAGGGCTGCTGAGACGCGCGCTGCGGGCCCGGAGGAGGGGCGGCCTGGCCCGCGCCCGCTCCGTGTCCAGCGGGGACGGCGACGAGGACGAGGAGCGCGCCGCCGGCTCCACGCCCCCCGCCCGGGCCGCGtccgccgcgccgccgccccccaTCCCGCGGCCCGACCGCCTGGAGGCCGAGGGCACCGTGGCTCTGGGCCGCGCCGGCGGCGCCCTGCGCCTGGCCGCCCAGTACAGCCCGGCCAGCGGGCGCCTCCGCGTCCGGCTGCTCCGCGCCGAGGGCCTGGCCGCGGGGGCCGCCGAGCCCCGCGCCGTCGGCTGCCGCGTCAGCTTCATCCTGCAGCCGCCCGGCCCGACCCGGCCGCAGCGCGGCGCCGTGGTGCGGCGGAGCCGCCGGGCCGCCTTCGAGCAGGACTTGTGCCTGGACGGGCTCTCGGAGGACGAGGTGCGCCGCCTGGCCGTGCGCGTCAAGGCCGAGCGCAAGGGCCGCGGCCTGGAGCGGGGCCGCCGGCTGGGCCAAGGCGAGCTGCTGCTGGGCCCCCTGCTGCTCCTCTGA